A region from the Aerosakkonema funiforme FACHB-1375 genome encodes:
- a CDS encoding type I restriction endonuclease has product MVETIQSQDITFDQLIKNFDLERTNDDRFFLEWQDDLPELTDLEKQTLDEVKADYLHLSRYTILEPIVKMVVLGPLLRLAGFYRPPFYITAEKSVKISSEDDGTIVTGRLDLLVFKPSFWVLAIEAKSVKYSVEAGIPQALAYMLGNPNSEKPAFGFVSNGPEFKFLKLTKQGKPKYAESYPFALQRGDDLYTVVSVLKRLAQLLGE; this is encoded by the coding sequence ATGGTTGAAACAATCCAATCTCAAGATATCACTTTTGACCAATTAATTAAAAACTTCGATTTAGAACGCACTAACGACGATCGCTTCTTTCTAGAATGGCAAGATGATTTACCGGAACTGACAGATTTGGAAAAGCAAACCCTAGATGAAGTAAAAGCAGACTACCTCCATTTGTCTCGTTATACCATTCTAGAACCAATTGTCAAAATGGTGGTGTTAGGGCCATTGTTGAGATTGGCGGGTTTTTATCGTCCGCCATTTTATATTACTGCCGAAAAGTCGGTGAAAATTTCATCGGAGGATGATGGTACTATTGTAACAGGACGCCTTGACCTCTTAGTTTTTAAGCCTTCTTTTTGGGTACTCGCTATTGAAGCCAAAAGCGTAAAATATTCGGTGGAAGCGGGGATACCGCAAGCGTTGGCTTATATGTTGGGTAATCCTAATTCTGAAAAACCTGCCTTTGGTTTTGTGAGTAATGGCCCGGAGTTTAAATTTCTGAAACTGACGAAACAAGGTAAGCCAAAATATGCTGAATCTTATCCCTTTGCGCTGCAACGGGGGGATGATTTGTATACTGTTGTGAGCGTGTTAAAACGCCTCGCTCAATTACTTGGAGAATAA